In Procambarus clarkii isolate CNS0578487 chromosome 89, FALCON_Pclarkii_2.0, whole genome shotgun sequence, the DNA window tatatatataactgtgtaTCTGAGGGCCAGGGAGGGTCAACTGGTcagccactctccatcactgcttcAGCGCAGTTGTTCGTCTGAATATCCATTGTTTCTCAACGGAGGAGTGGGGCCAGGGCCAGCAGGTGCCATCAATGACGTCAGACATGCTGGCTGGCACCCAGGAGTGTTGCGGAGCCTCGTAGTGTTTGTACTTTTTGGGAGTGAAGAGTGACAGTGGGGAGAACGTGGTCATTGGTAGTCCAATACCGTCATCCCgcatgacacacactgtaccttaaCCCCCCATACCACACCTGAGGTGGTGCTTGGGGTGCTGAGGTGATAGCTTGCTTCAGCTCCACTCCCCAAACACTTGGCTTCGTCTCCAACACACCCCAACCAATCAGCCCGCTCTCCAACACTCCCCAACTACTCAGTCTCATGTCCAACATTGCCCGCTGGCCTAACCTTGCACCGAGAAAGAGAAGCACCACAGCGTAATTAGCCAACTCACCAACGTTCTTCTTGAAGATAGAAACACTCGGTGTGAAGGTATTCTCCTCCGGATGGGTGCACGAGTGATGATGTTGAGAGACGCACTAATGGTTAGGGAGGGATTGAGTGTTGCTTCTGAGCCCTGACGCTGGGGCTGCACGGTGTGTTGATGGCATCAGCTGATGGCTTCTGTTTCTGTGTTGTAAGGggtcacgttttctatgtatgaGTGAACGGGTGACGTGCATGGAAAAGGTCAGATGTGGCCTAATTTTCTGGTTGATTGGATATGTTTAACCAATGGGCTTACTACTtggtattttgtatgtagtgagagGTCTCTTCCGCCTAATATGTGCTTCATGTTGACGAGCACTTTGAGGGGGGAATATATTTTCACCTCCGAGCGCGGTCCACTCAGCCACGGGGGAGCCCCTAAAACAGTTATTTGTTGATCCTGGTATGCAAAAGGAAAACATTATACTAATTCTGAATTTTATTTAAAAACCTTAAAACAGCAAAACTGCTTCccatgccgggaatcgaacccgggcctcctGGGTGAAAGCCAGGTATCCTAGCCACTAGACCACATGGGACATACTGGACTGGGTCACACTagaccgtgtgtgtgtactcacctagttgtgcttgcgggggttgagctctggctctttggtcccgcctctcaactgtcaatcaacatgtgtacagattcctgagcctactgggctctatcatatctacatttgaaactgtgtatggagtcagcctccgactccgactgtgtgtgtgtgtgagaccatAAACTAAGGACCACGTATATCACCACCACAAACCTGACAGAACCTTTCCAAGCATTTCATCAAGCTGCTCAACTCTCTCTTCCTCGGCCAGGTGTGTAGAGTGAACGCCACgtgtgtgtgccaggtgtggCCTTGCCCCCTCGTGCTCACGTCTACACAGATCTTGACCTTTATATGCTCGGCACTGACCTCTGACCCCTGGCGGGAGGCCACGAATGGGAAACCCAAccgctcattaaaataatttgccGGCTAGTCCAGCAGTTACTGGCGTCTTAACACACTGGTACAGCACACACGCAGTCACTAATATGCTCTAACAGTCACTAGTATGCTTCAACAGTCACTAGTATGCTTCAACAGTCACTAGTATGCTTCAACAGTCACTAGTATGCTTCAACAGTCACTAGTATGCTTCAACAGTCACTAGTATGCTTCAACAGTCACTAGTTCCCATTCTCGTCCGTTTATGCGTATTTAtatatcaataaacttatttaaattacAATTTTCAGTGTAACTTCTCAATTCGTCATAAGATAAGTAAACCTTGTACTGTGTCATCATTATCTCCTATATAACAGCTTAGTGCTATGTTGAACCTGCTTTCATTATAATAATTGTGCGGCCAATTCATCTATTGTATGTATAATACTCTTGATATGTAAATAagtttatatatttacatatttagGGTGTTGTGTTCAGGCCTGAGTCCCTCTAGTACACACTATCATCTTGAGAATACTTTTAAGAAaaaatgaaagatttctaatgttCCAAAACCTTTTATTTTTCCTTTCGTGGGTGATAATGATGTGGAGAAGAGAGTCACTGCCAGCACAgctccacaccctccctgccagcacagctccacaccctccctgccAGCACAGCTCCACACCCTGCCAGCACAGCTCCACACCCGCCCTGCCAGCACAGCTCCACACCCTGCCAGCACAGCTCCACACCCGCCTTGCCAGCACAGCTCCACACCCGCCCTGCCAGCACAGCTCCACACCCGCCCTGCCAGCACAGCTCCACACCCGCCTTGCCAGCACAGCTCCACACCCGCCCTGCCAGCACAGCTCCACGCACACCATGCCAGCACAGCTCCACACCCGCCCTGCCAGCACAGCTCCACGCACACCATGCCAGCACAGCTCCACACCCGCCCTGCCAGcacagctccacacccaccctgccAGCACAGCTCCACGCACACCATGCCAGCACAGCTCCACACCCGCCCTGCCAGCACAgctccacaccctccctgccAGCACAGCTCCACACCCGCCCTGCCAGCACAGCTCCACACCCTTCCTGCCAGCACAGCTCCACACCCTGCCAGCACAGCTCCACACCCGCCCTGCCAGCACAGCTCCACGCACACCATGCCAGCACAGCTCCACACCCGCCCTGCCAGCACAGCTCCACACCCGCCCTGCCAGCACAGCTCCACACCCGCCCTGCCAGCACAGCTCCACACCCGCCCTGCCAGCACAGCTCCACACCCTTCCTGCCAGCACAGCTCCACACCCGCCCTGCCAGCACAGCTCCACACCCTTCCTGCCAGCACAGCTCCACACCCGCCCTGCCAGCACAGCTCCACACCCGCCCTGCCACCACAGCTCCACACCCGCCCTGCCAGCACAGCTCCACACCCGCCCTGCCAGCACAGCTCCACACCCGCCCTGCCAGCACAGCTCCACACACACCATGCCAACACAgctccacaccctccctgccaacacagctccacacacaccATGCCAGCACAGCTCCACACCCGCCCTGCCAGCACAGCTCCACACCCGCCCTGCCAGCACAgctccacaccctccctgccAGCACAGCTCCACACCCGCCCTGCCAGCACAGCTCCACACCCTTCCTGCCAGCACAGCTCCACACCCTGCCAGCACAGCTCCACACCCGCCCTGCCAGCACAGCTCCACACCCTTCCTGCCAGCACAGCTCCACACCCTGCCAGCACAGCTCCACACCCGCCCTGCCAGCACAgctccacaccctccctgccAGCACAGCTCCACACCCGCCCTGCCAGCACAgctccacaccctccctgccAGCACAGCTCCACACCCGCCCTGCCAGcacagctccacacccaccctgccAGCACAGCTCCACACCCGCCCTGCCAGCACAGCTCCACACCCGCCCTGCCAGCACAGCTCCACACCCGCCCTGCCAGCACAgctccacaccctccctgccAGCACAGCTCCACACCCGCCCTGCCAGCACAGCTCCACACCCGCCCTGCCAGCACAGCTCCACACCCTGCCAGCACAgctccacaccctccctgccAGCACAGCTCCACACCCGCCCTGCCAGCACAGCTCCACACCCGCCCTGCCAGCACAGCTCCACACCCTGCCAGCACAgctccacaccctccctgccAGCACAGCTCCACACCCGCCCTGCCAGcacagctccacacccaccctgccAGCACAGCTCCACACCCGCCCTGCCAGCACAGCTCCACACCCGCCCTGCCAGCACAGCTCCACACCCGCCCTGCCAGCACAGCTCCACACCCGCCCTGCCAGcacagctccacacccaccctgccagcacagctccacaccctgccagcacagctccacacccaccctgccAGCACAGCTCCACACCCGCCCTGCCAGcacagctccacacccaccctgccAGCACAGCTCCACACCCGCCCTGCCAGCACAGCTCCACACCCGCCCTGCCAGCACAGCTCCACACCCGCCCTGCCAGCACAGCTCCACACCCGCCCTGCCAGCACAGCTCCACACCCGCCCTGCCAGCACAGCTCCACACCCGCCCTGCCAGcacagctccacacccaccctgccagcacagctccacacccaccctgccAGCACAGCTCCACACCCTGCCAGCACAGCTCCACACCCTTCCTGTTCTCCTATACTGCTCTCAATGCTGTTTTCAGGTTTCCTTTGTGTTTGTTTAACAATGTACTGCTAAATATTGTTTGATAAGTGAAGAGGTTTCGgttatttttcttttatttgtaaaCATTGTGATTTGTTTAATAAATTGTATCATCTACTAGTTAAGAATGGCCCGGTTGATAGACACAAGCTCAGTCTTCAGGACTCTGTGGTCAGGGGACTACGAGTACCAGGAGCCTCACAGAGCGGACCATCACCAGGGAAGGCCGGCCGCTGCGGGAACACAACACTGGAAGCTGTCAGTAGGCTATGGAATTCAGTTTGCTGGAGCCGCTAAGACTTTCAGACGGCCAGACCGTCAGTACGTCACAGCTCAGGGAAATAAACGCATTTTTGCTGTGGTGGAATTGTGCAATGATGAGACTGGAGCAACGGCTGCTTCCCCAGTGTGTTATCCCCAGGCTCCTGGTGCTCGGACTGGTCCCCCAGGCTCCTGGTGCTCGGACTGGTCCCCCAGACAGCAGTCACCAGGGACTAAGGCTCGGGACCTCCCAGACAGCCGTTGTGAGGGGCAGTGCTCGCAGTGTTACCGCGGGTGGTTGAGAGGGTGTTATCATGGGTGGTGGAGCCGAGGGCTGCCATTAGCGGTAGGGCGGCGGCGGTGGCCATGACAGTAGAGGGTGTCATTAACACTCAACACGccgacaaccctccccccccccccccgttgaaACACCGCCTCTAGAAGGTCAGCGAAATGGGCTTATGTAACCCCCATGGGCGTGAGTCACCCATGGTTGGGCCTGTGGGAGTGGCGTGGGGGGCTGGAGGCAATGTATGGGGGGAGGCAGAGGCAGTGAGGAGGACAAGGTAGGGAGGGAATTATGGGTAGTGATGGAACAGGATTTAGGATGGTTAAGGGTGGGAAGGGGTGACCTCTGACCCGTCAGGACTCAAGGCCAGTAATGACCTAACTACTGCCTGCTGGAGACGGGCTGTCCTCCGCTGCCTCTCAACAACACTCACAGCCATCAAAACACCCCTGAAATTGTACTTCTAAATTGCCTTAAAATGTCTGTGAACAACAAAATAAGCGCGAGGTAATATCCCCGGGTCAGGCAACAGTGACCTTTCCCTCACTGTTAAAAACGTTAATATCTTCACAATAACAGCTCGCCGCCTTGATGGTGCTCAGTATTACACCGGAGCTCACACACAACAACCTCCACTCCTGCTACAACTACCGCTACCTCTACTGTCATTATGTCTACTACAATAACTACTACTTCTAGCGGCCAACTActacataagaacacaagaatatAGCCCAGTTGCCTttattcttgtgttcttatgttctattgaTATTATTCTTTGTATTACTGTTTCGTTCTACTGTTAATACTACTACTTCTACCACTATTACTACCACAACTACTACTAGTGCTTGTACAACTATTAATAgttacgacatggtaaaataattgcaacGTGGAGTTCTACTAAACACACGAGGgaatcctgaggcttccactctgTGGTgcgaacacccaccgcataggttcaaatcctcatcacggctcctacgaatTTTCTCACTACGACTAACACTAATAACAATAAAACTACCTTAAACTAAAATCAATAATGCTCACCAATATATATAATTCTGTGTCGATGTGACCGAGTCCACACCATGTGAACCTGAGGCTTATATACCTTCTCTACAGGTGCCTCCCACATGCACCAACAGCCTGGTGTACACGCCAGAGAGTGCTAAGCGGCCCAGCAACACTCCCACAAGGGGCGGGAACCGTGCCTAAATATATTCCGGTAAAGAGGGCCCGGAGGTGCGGGTTGCAACACGGGGCCTTGAGAATGATCACGGCAATAGGGCCAAATGTTACCACGGGCTGTCATTCTTCACACGCATCGCCCAGGGTAATCTGCCTGGCCTCCCAGGTGATGGCGGCCCGTGTATGGGGCCCATGGTGAGGCTGGTGTATGGGGCCCCATGGTGAGGCTAGTGTATGGGCCCCATGGTGAGGCTGGTGTATGGGGGCCCATGGTGAGACTGGCGTGCTCAGAGACCTGCCCGCGGCCCGTGCTGGGGGACCCACACGCTGGACTACGACAACAGATACAAGGATTTCATCATAAGTTTCGTCCGTTGGAGTGCGTTGAGGCCGTGTGAGCTCCACCTGCTGACTAATCCTGGGCGGTGGGGAGGGGGTCGTCTCCCACCATAACCCTTGGATGGTGGGGGCGTTGCATAGGCCCTTATATTCACCACTACGACCCATGGGCTGTGTAGGCGGTGGTCAGGAgcagtggaaggggggggggtgtcttatCCCCTACCACGACCCCTCGATAATgttcaggagggggggggggggagaaggtggttGTTATCTCTACCACAACCCCTGGGGGTTGAATGGGATGGTAAGGAGAGGTGGGGTCGTTTCCCCCACCACTTACTCTAATCATTATACTACAACTTCACTGGTGTTTTATTTAGAGAAAACTTTCAGA includes these proteins:
- the LOC138359108 gene encoding mucin-2-like; its protein translation is MWRRESLPAQLHTLPASTAPHPPCQHSSTPCQHSSTPALPAQLHTLPAQLHTRLASTAPHPPCQHSSTPALPAQLHTRLASTAPHPPCQHSSTHTMPAQLHTRPASTAPRTPCQHSSTPALPAQLHTHPASTAPRTPCQHSSTPALPAQLHTLPASTAPHPPCQHSSTPFLPAQLHTLPAQLHTRPASTAPRTPCQHSSTPALPAQLHTRPASTAPHPPCQHSSTPALPAQLHTLPASTAPHPPCQHSSTPFLPAQLHTRPASTAPHPPCHHSSTPALPAQLHTRPASTAPHPPCQHSSTHTMPTQLHTLPANTAPHTPCQHSSTPALPAQLHTRPASTAPHPPCQHSSTPALPAQLHTLPASTAPHPASTAPHPPCQHSSTPFLPAQLHTLPAQLHTRPASTAPHPPCQHSSTPALPAQLHTLPASTAPHPPCQHSSTPTLPAQLHTRPASTAPHPPCQHSSTPALPAQLHTLPASTAPHPPCQHSSTPALPAQLHTLPAQLHTLPASTAPHPPCQHSSTPALPAQLHTLPAQLHTLPASTAPHPPCQHSSTPTLPAQLHTRPASTAPHPPCQHSSTPALPAQLHTRPASTAPHPPCQHSSTPCQHSSTPTLPAQLHTRPASTAPHPPCQHSSTPALPAQLHTRPASTAPHPPCQHSSTPALPAQLHTRPASTAPHPPCQHSSTPTLPAQLHTHPASTAPHPASTAPHPSCSPILLSMLFSGFLCVCLTMYC